In Dryobates pubescens isolate bDryPub1 chromosome 8, bDryPub1.pri, whole genome shotgun sequence, a genomic segment contains:
- the LRRC18 gene encoding leucine-rich repeat-containing protein 18 produces MPKGKAKGPKGKKITLKIAKNSIRIALDGGLRLDLSKMGITTFPKCILKLADVDELDLSRNMLKKIPSTIQKFQNLRWLDLHSNQLEDLPEAIGSLQKLLYLNISNNKLTTKNLPEDLSLLKNLRILNLGLNCLDSIPTTLGSLKELQEIGLFDNALTTIPKSVKNLPNLKKLNAERNPFPDSTEEVQDDSIKRVETLYLVQEKDLCSSCLEMCQNERDKMNTLTNKTQSSSRKLSFPLLFTPNSPAKDNQEEWRLKGKDL; encoded by the coding sequence ATGCCCAAGGGCAAAGCAAAAGGTCCAAAAGGGAAGAAGATCACCTTAAAAATAGCCAAAAATTCCATCCGGATAGCTTTGGATGGAGGGCTTCGTCTTGACTTAAGCAAGATGGGCATTACCACCTTCCCCAAGTGCATTCTGAAACTGGCTGACGTGGATGAACTTGATTTGAGCAGAAACATGTTAAAAAAGATTCCAAGTACCATCCAGAAGTTCCAAAATCTACGCTGGCTGGACTTGCATAGTAATCAGCTTGAGGACCTGCCTGAAGCAATAGGTAGCCTCCAGAAGCTTTTATACCTGAATATAAGCAACAACAAGTTGACCACCAAAAATCTGCCAGAAGACTTGAGCCTTCTCAAGAATCTGCGTATTCTCAACCTTGGACTGAACTGCCTTGACAGTATTCCCACCACTCTTGGGTCTctgaaggagctccaggagatAGGTCTCTTTGATAATGCCTTGACCACCATCCCAAAGAGTGTGAAAAATCTCCCCAATCTCAAGAAGCTGAATGCAGAAAGAAATCCTTTCCCAGACTCAACAGAAGAAGTGCAAGATGACTCCATTAAACGTGTAGAGACACTTTACTTAGTACAAGAGAAAGACCTGTGCTcttcctgcctggagatgtGTCAGAATGAGAGGGACAAGATGAACACGTTAACGAACAAAACACAGAGCTCCTCAAGGAAGCTaagtttccctttgctttttacACCCAATTCTCCTGCAAAGGATAACCAAGAAGAATGGAGATTAAAAGGCAAAGATCTCTGA